The following are encoded together in the Oryzias melastigma strain HK-1 linkage group LG17, ASM292280v2, whole genome shotgun sequence genome:
- the LOC112147173 gene encoding location of vulva defective 1 — protein MNFILVSSTLLCVIAWMNSIQGIHGMVHDCKCPKPTDTKVHKTKIVSYTIQEESICNVRVVMFLTVKGKTICADPNSSWTKEVMRTLDEKKPVMEAQKKGAESTKTPSRYTMTPAATRSTVFTSTSSVFTSTSSVSTSTPSGSASTHPGSAPTHSGSTVAPTETTTAASTLASSTLKPTAAPSSNQASVRRQRGKGNGKHGNRGRRGRNGRKNKRTMKKWQKKEARKELQIILRYK, from the exons ATGAATTTCATCCTGGTTTCATCCACACTTCTGTGTGTTATTGCATGGATGAATTCAATTCAAGGAA tCCATGGTATGGTGCACGACTGCAAATGTCCCAAGCCAACAGACACAAAagttcataaaacaaaaattgtcaGCTATACCATTCAAGAAGAAAGCATCTGTAATGTAAGAGTTGTAAT GTTTCTAACAGTCAAAGGAAAGACAATTTGCGCTGACCCAAACTCCAGTTGGACAAAAGAAGTCATGAGGACCTTGGATGAAAAGAAACCCGTGATGGAGGCGCagaaaaaaggagcagaaagtaCCAAAACTCCATCAAGGTATACAATGACCCCAGCGGCGACCCGATCGACAGTGTTCACATCGACCTCGTCTGTGTTCACATCAACCTCGTCGGTGTCCACCTCGACCCCTTCAGGGTCCGCCTCAACCCATCCGGGGTCCGCCCCGACCCATTCAGGTTCCACAGTGGCACCAACCgaaacaacaacagcagcatcCACATTGGCATCGTCCACTCTGAAACCAACTGCAGCGCCATCGTCAAATCAGGCTTCAGTCAGAAGGCaaagaggaaaaggaaatgGAAAGCATGGAAACAGAGGAAGACGAGGcagaaatggaagaaaaaacaaaaggacaatGAAGAAATGGCAGAAAAAAGAGGCCCGAAAAGAATTACAGATAATTCTTCGATACAAATAA